The window cgcgcgcaaagcagcatgggaagaaccagacgccatttgatagacattcgtagcgcccaataaacggctctaggcattcatAAACcgcgcctcaaatacgagaaaatgcacacttagttcccagaccaccatctcatccagatgtggacgcgtcagccaggctagtttACTGCCAGAGTCTGATCTGAAGTTAGGaagaaaatgaaatgaactCCGGTACAACACGCAGAAGCAGCTGATGTGTGTTGGTCTGTCAGCTGACAGACTTGGTTTTACAGATTGTGATCTGCTCACagtgaacaacaacaacaacaaacattttCTCCTAACCAAAGAGacttctgttcatgttctgaaAGGTCGGGAAAGGTCGTGGAGTTGGTCGGTCCTCGAAAAGCTCTGTGACAGCTCAGGGCcctcaggtggaggagggcCTTCAGGTGCAGGGCTCTCAGCAGGTGGAGGGCCCTCAGCAGGTGGATGGCCCTCAGCAGGTGGATGGCCTCCAGGTGCAGGGCCCTCAGGAGGAGGAGGGCTCTCAGGAAGAGGAGGGCTCTCAGGAAGAGGAGGGCCTTCAGATGGAGGAGACGCTGAGTGTGGTGGAGCAGTGCTGCCACCGTGTGGACACCCTGGAGGAAGCCGTGGTGAGTCTGTAGGAggttcctctctctctctggaggacatttcttctttattccaACTTGTGTGGGTTTGAATCCAACTTTCCCCTTAAAGAaactctcctccatctttagttGTTGTGGTAGATGCATAAAAAGAATGAATCCATCACAGCTGGCAGTAAAATATTCAGTAAAAGCTTTTGACATTGGTTTCATACTGGGACAGACGGAGATAAATGCTCAGGTCTGTGGAGTTTCTCCTCTGAACTTTAGATCtgactgaagccaaactggttGAGCTGCCCTCTCTGCTCTCTGGTGTCACATCTGtgctgcatgtttctgtgtgactCCTTGTTGTGACAGAGTTCTCTGAGGGACGCCTTTCAGAGGTACCCAGACCCAGGCCAGGAGAGTCAGTGCGTCACCTGGGAAACCCTGCAGTCGGCCCTGCTGAGCGAGAGGGAGAACCTGCAGAAGGTAAGAAGCTGATCCTGTCGTCTGAAAGAGAAGTCAGCTGCTGACACGCCTGTAATGTATGAGATACTCTGGATCAAACAAACAGAACTATCGTAGTTACATCAGTATTCCCACATTTTTTAATTCTCCCTGCTTCTTCTGCTGCGTTCTGATGGCGTCCGGCCTCTTTATCTCCAGGTGTTTAAGTCCTAACATTTCAGCAGCTGTATTTCAGTGAACTCAGTTTGActgtagcttcagcttcagtTCCCAATCTGACCAACACAGCTGCACTGTGGGAGCTTTGGGTTCTATCCAGATGCAAAAGAAGAGCACGATAACTTATagcaagaaaggaaagaaaccTTTAAATATCACTTTCAATCTTTATAAGGTCTGTATTGAACTATTCCAGGGTTAACTGCACCATATAGACACCGTTTGATGGGGTTTGTATGACAGTTGATCATTGATTAAAACTGAATGATCACGACTAAAAGCACAGACGCATGCAAgaaacacaacaaatgaagGCTTTACATCCAAACTCTTCCAGAAGTTTTGATTCAGGAGCAAATCCTCCGTGTGACCTCAGTAGAGCTGCACCAACAGCTGCAGAGCAGTGGAGATGATGCAtggacagaggtgggtagagcagccaaaaaatgGACTCAAGTagaagtactgttacttcagaataatatgactcaagtaaaagtaaaaagtagtcatccaagtAATTACTTGAGTatgagtaaaaaagtgcttggtgaaaaaactactcaagtactgagtaactgttgagtaacgtctgatttatttgttaacacaagcattcaatcagacagacaaaaatactaaataatcatctttaggcaaattagagttcatccaattgataaaataaattaaaatgaattaattaattacaaaatagcttaaattaaaataatccaggtaaattcaagtacttcaataaaaaataaaagagacttaggaaatgtttaaaacatatgtaacccatatggaacctaaaaaacaaacattcacctatccatgggggaaaaaacgagtttaggaaacttagcgctacatgtttcctcaagttagatgttgagtttctgctgaaatgtgcgtttgttttggttgacacagaagacacataatgtagctgctgtttctcactctttgtaaggtaaacatgctttcagtatgaggcctcgtctgcgtcttcatttcccaccgttggttctgacatttttcatctgtttctttgtttgtttgctacgactgctaatgctaaagctaacccgtcccgccgctgagatcgagtatggtcacgtgaccagactgcacggctgcgtctgattggtggaacacagtcaggtggtagagcctttggcggaagtctctctctctgtcagaataaaacattaaaatgaggcgtacgcggggggataaaaataatgaggcgtagaataccaaagaggtaagaagaaaagtaaccagctcattgtagcctaatgtagcggagtaagaggacagtttctgctgcacacatctactcaagtaaaagtaaaaagtatagagatttaaaactactcctagaagtataatgctttcaaaaacttactggagtaaatgtaactggttactacccacctctgtgcaTGTGTCCGGCTCACGCTCATCATTATGTGGCTGAACAGTCCAGCTGCTGGTGAATTCTGCCTCCCTGTGAAAGAAATCGCTGACATCACAGGACCAAAAAGCTGCATCGTTGTGAACACCTGGCTGCCACGAAGCAGCTACCTCTGcttaggggcactttacacggaaacgaaaacgggttaaaaacgcaaaacctttttgcggatgcactatatcgtttagatggtaacggcgttttgggggcatgaaaacgcaaaaaagtgaaaccgccctccagagtggaattattgaaaacactccactgtcgcgccaccgtgtaaaggatgaaaaacgcaaaactgcgtttctcgtcacataaaAATTACGTGAAGGgcataataaagcgccaggaaaccgtgggaaacacatcagtaggctatcaacatgtccgtccctgcggactttcaactcgccttaggcgcggtaattgacgttcaagagtcatttcatcagataacagcaatgatgagcgagagtagtaaagaacagaccaaaaatatgaactacgttctcgaaattcttcgagttcatagagagagcaggcgacCTGGACAGCTGTGGGTGAGACCTGGGAGGACTTCATGAATGGAGTGGTAGACGACCAAGCattgataaatatgaaacgtcacacactttagcgtttccgtatgcacgcacaTTTTCACcttaaaacgctcgtctaaatgcagatttaaaagacttttgcgttttggtttcagatcgtttccgtgtaaaggtagccttagAAACCAAAGAGTCCTGAGAGGAACCCACTCAGTCATTCTTATCTCAGGCGTCTGACTGTGTGGAAGACCTACAGACGTCTCCGTTTCCACTCTGTCTGAACGCACTGACCTCATCTCTGAGCTCGTCTCTGCTGTTTCCACAGGAGCTTGCAAACTCGGGAGTTTTGGATCGAGCCCTGTTGACCAATCCCCCGCACTCGCCTCCCGCCGGACCTCCTCACATCCCGTCCTCCTCTTCACTGCTTCCTGCCGAGCCCTCCTCCACACCAGAAGCTCCACGTTCGGCACGCTACCCAGAGACACTGGAGGCTCGAATGTCAGCGCTGGAGGAGAACATGGTGGACCAGACTCAGCTGGCTCAGCTCAGAGAGCTCGTCACCAGCAAAGGTAACATAACATCATCTGACCCTTAAGAAACTGTTGGTTTATACCAACGTTGCGCATCAGATTCAAAGAAAAGGTAACATGACATCATCTGA is drawn from Odontesthes bonariensis isolate fOdoBon6 chromosome 21, fOdoBon6.hap1, whole genome shotgun sequence and contains these coding sequences:
- the LOC142371869 gene encoding uncharacterized protein LOC142371869, whose product is MNSAQGPQVEEGLQVQGSQQVEGPQQVDGPQQVDGLQVQGPQEEEGSQEEEGSQEEEGLQMEETLSVVEQCCHRVDTLEEAVSSLRDAFQRYPDPGQESQCVTWETLQSALLSERENLQKELANSGVLDRALLTNPPHSPPAGPPHIPSSSSLLPAEPSSTPEAPRSARYPETLEARMSALEENMVDQTQLAQLRELVTSKGSQDGFNDLKEQLSQQRALMESLMSDREKVSKANTTTFPLFRLRL